In the genome of Paracoccus tegillarcae, one region contains:
- the oppB gene encoding oligopeptide ABC transporter permease OppB, with amino-acid sequence MFGYILRRLAVAVPTLLLLIIFSFLLMHAAPGGPFTGERSLPPQVLANLEAKYGLDDPLLVQLWNYLKGVVLHFDFGPSFVYPDLTVNKLIADGFPITMTYGLLAFVLAAIVGIALGSMAAIRHNTWLDYLAVGVSIGAQVLPNFVMAPILVLIFTLWMGWLPGGGWSFSDPSYWILPVIALGTSYMASVARITRSSMLEVLGSNHIRTARAKGMPERRVIMRHALKPALLPVISYLGPVFVSMITGSVVIDIYFSTGGIGRAFVDSALNRDYAVMMGVTILVGALTILFNLIVDILYAWIDPKIRY; translated from the coding sequence ATGTTTGGATACATCTTGCGACGTCTGGCGGTGGCGGTTCCAACGCTGCTGTTGCTGATTATCTTTTCCTTTTTGCTGATGCATGCCGCACCTGGCGGCCCCTTCACCGGCGAACGCTCTCTGCCGCCACAGGTTCTGGCAAATCTCGAGGCGAAATACGGGCTGGATGATCCGCTGCTGGTGCAACTTTGGAATTATCTCAAGGGCGTTGTCCTGCACTTCGATTTCGGTCCCAGCTTTGTCTATCCCGACCTGACGGTGAACAAGCTGATCGCCGACGGTTTTCCGATCACCATGACTTACGGCCTGCTGGCATTCGTGCTGGCGGCGATTGTGGGCATTGCACTGGGATCAATGGCGGCGATCAGGCACAACACCTGGCTGGACTATCTGGCTGTGGGCGTCAGCATCGGCGCGCAGGTACTGCCCAATTTCGTCATGGCGCCGATCTTGGTGCTGATCTTTACGCTTTGGATGGGCTGGCTGCCCGGTGGCGGTTGGAGCTTTTCCGACCCGAGCTACTGGATCTTGCCGGTGATTGCGCTTGGCACCAGCTATATGGCCTCGGTCGCGCGCATCACCCGCTCTTCGATGCTGGAGGTTCTTGGCAGCAACCATATTCGTACCGCCCGCGCCAAGGGCATGCCGGAGCGCCGGGTCATCATGCGCCATGCGCTGAAACCCGCGCTGCTGCCGGTCATCAGCTATCTGGGCCCGGTCTTTGTCTCGATGATCACCGGATCTGTGGTGATCGACATCTATTTCTCGACCGGCGGAATCGGACGCGCCTTTGTCGATAGCGCGTTGAACCGTGACTATGCCGTGATGATGGGCGTGACCATTCTGGTGGGCGCGCTGACCATCCTGTTCAATCTGATCGTCGATATCCTTTACGCGTGGATCGACCCGAAAATCCGGTATTAA
- a CDS encoding ABC transporter permease subunit has protein sequence MQSLAGRMAEAEIKGRSPWADARKRFVRNKAAMAGLIILVLVSLFAIFGDMFSAWSNEELDYNVMGQVRELGAPSIASGHYFGTDDLGRDLYARTVQGTRISLMVGIVGAAIAVIVGTLYGATAGYVGGRVDQVMMRTVDILMSIPYMFVLILLLVVFGRSIGMLFLGIGLISWLDMSRIVRGQTLTLKNREFIEAARATGVPSWKIVLRHIVPNLLGVVAVYATLLVPLMILTESFISFLGLGVQEPLTSWGALISEGAGTMNYGTLWQLLFPLFFFCITLFGFFFVGDGLRDALDPKDR, from the coding sequence ATGCAATCCCTGGCCGGCCGCATGGCGGAAGCCGAGATCAAGGGCCGCAGCCCCTGGGCCGATGCGCGCAAACGCTTTGTCCGAAACAAGGCGGCGATGGCCGGGTTGATCATTCTGGTGCTGGTTTCCCTGTTCGCCATATTTGGCGACATGTTCTCTGCATGGTCGAATGAGGAACTGGATTACAACGTCATGGGTCAGGTGCGCGAACTGGGCGCGCCCTCCATTGCCTCGGGTCACTACTTCGGCACCGATGATCTGGGCCGCGATCTGTATGCGCGCACGGTGCAGGGCACCCGGATCAGCCTGATGGTCGGCATTGTCGGCGCCGCCATCGCAGTGATCGTCGGCACGCTCTATGGCGCGACGGCGGGTTACGTCGGTGGGCGGGTGGATCAGGTGATGATGCGGACCGTCGATATCCTGATGTCGATCCCCTACATGTTCGTGCTGATCCTGCTGCTGGTCGTCTTTGGCCGATCCATCGGGATGCTGTTTCTGGGCATCGGTTTGATCTCCTGGCTGGACATGTCGCGGATCGTTCGGGGTCAGACGCTGACGCTGAAGAACCGCGAGTTCATCGAGGCCGCCCGTGCCACCGGCGTTCCAAGCTGGAAGATCGTCTTGCGTCATATCGTGCCTAACCTGCTGGGGGTCGTCGCCGTCTATGCGACGCTGCTGGTGCCGCTGATGATCCTGACGGAAAGCTTCATCAGCTTTCTTGGCCTTGGGGTGCAGGAACCACTGACCTCTTGGGGCGCGCTGATTTCCGAAGGGGCCGGCACCATGAACTATGGCACGCTGTGGCAATTGCTGTTCCCGTTGTTTTTCTTCTGCATCACGCTGTTCGGCTTTTTCTTTGTCGGCGACGGCTTGCGCGATGCCCTTGATCCGAAGGACCGCTGA
- a CDS encoding oligopeptide/dipeptide ABC transporter ATP-binding protein: MTKPLLDVHDLRVTFHIRRDGDMPWSAPRQLHAVGGVDFRLKAGETLGIVGESGSGKSTLARALIGLVPATGEAEWIDGADLVGLTPRQMLKYRADIQMVFQDPLASLNPRMTVGQIIAEPLTTHHPGLKRAEVKERVKDIMDRVGLLPNQINRYPHEFSGGQCQRIGIARALIVEPKLIICDEPVSALDVSIQAQVINLLIRLQRELGLALIFIAHDLSVVKHISDRVLVLYLGKVMEIASSKDLYGTPQHPYTQALMSAVPIPDPAQEAAKSVVPLSGDLPSPMNPPSGCVFRTRCPRAAPVCAEQVPALIGDDHQTACHFPGPLTEEEIAGAIARAEAEPA; this comes from the coding sequence ATGACCAAGCCGCTGCTGGACGTGCATGATCTGCGCGTCACCTTTCATATCCGCCGGGATGGCGACATGCCGTGGAGCGCACCGCGCCAGTTGCACGCCGTGGGCGGCGTCGATTTTAGGCTGAAGGCGGGTGAAACGCTTGGCATCGTGGGCGAATCCGGGTCTGGCAAATCCACGCTGGCGCGTGCGCTGATCGGGCTGGTCCCGGCAACCGGCGAGGCCGAATGGATCGACGGGGCCGATCTGGTCGGTCTGACGCCGCGCCAGATGTTGAAATACCGCGCGGATATCCAGATGGTGTTTCAGGACCCGCTGGCATCGCTGAACCCGCGTATGACCGTGGGTCAGATCATCGCCGAGCCGCTGACCACCCATCACCCCGGCCTGAAGCGCGCCGAGGTCAAGGAACGCGTCAAGGACATTATGGACCGCGTCGGTCTGCTGCCCAACCAGATCAACCGCTATCCGCATGAATTCAGCGGCGGGCAATGTCAGCGCATCGGCATCGCGCGCGCGCTGATTGTCGAGCCCAAGCTGATCATCTGCGATGAGCCGGTCTCGGCGCTGGATGTCTCTATTCAGGCGCAGGTCATCAACCTGCTGATCCGGCTGCAACGCGAACTGGGGCTGGCGCTGATCTTTATCGCCCATGACCTGTCGGTGGTGAAACATATCAGCGACCGCGTGCTGGTGCTGTATCTGGGCAAGGTGATGGAGATCGCCTCGTCCAAGGATCTGTATGGTACGCCACAGCACCCCTATACGCAGGCGCTGATGTCGGCTGTGCCCATCCCGGACCCGGCGCAAGAGGCGGCGAAATCGGTGGTGCCACTGTCGGGTGATCTGCCCTCGCCGATGAACCCGCCATCGGGTTGCGTGTTTCGCACCCGCTGCCCCCGCGCGGCCCCGGTCTGCGCCGAGCAGGTGCCGGCACTGATCGGCGATGATCATCAGACTGCCTGCCACTTCCCCGGCCCCCTGACCGAGGAAGAAATCGCCGGTGCGATCGCACGCGCCGAGGCAGAGCCGGCCTAG
- a CDS encoding ABC transporter ATP-binding protein: MPPREWAEQPPSYGERWAALRNLPAFMRLVWQANPGLTVLMVALRLARAVMPVTMLWVGKLIIDEVIRLIALDTTPGELAAWWQSGLLGYLSLLVAAELGLALVSDLLGRGVNYTNSLMQERLVISLSIRVMDHAATLDLEDFEDAAFQDKLDRARRITVGNIPLLNQVMGLLQDLVTVASFAAGLLIFNPWLVVLLLIALVPAFLGEIHFNALTYAMNYRRTAERREMDYLRMVGASADSAKEVKIFALNDFLRDRFADLSQRFFAENRGILRRQLLWMALLTAFGTLSYYGAYLWIIGATLTAVLSIGDLTFLSGSFLRLRGLLEGVLTGFSGMASQALRLDDLFDFFNEQPEIASPATALPVPEPIRQGFVFEDVGFRYPNAERWAVRHLSFTLHAGETLALVGENGAGKTTLVKLLARLYDPDEGRILMDGRDLRDYDLDQLRAAMGVIFQDFVRYSMSASDNVAVGRIGARGDQARIEDAAHQSGADQVIAKLPAGYEQMVGKRFAHGVDLSGGEWQKLAIARAYMRDAQVLILDEPTAALDARAEFEVFQRFKELSEGKTAVLISHRFSSVRMADRILVLADGRVEAQGTHAELLAQPGRYRDLFELQAAGYR, translated from the coding sequence ATGCCGCCGCGTGAATGGGCAGAACAACCGCCCAGCTATGGCGAAAGATGGGCGGCGCTGCGCAACCTGCCCGCCTTTATGCGGCTGGTCTGGCAGGCAAATCCGGGGCTGACGGTCCTGATGGTCGCGCTGCGGCTGGCGCGCGCGGTGATGCCTGTGACCATGCTTTGGGTCGGCAAGCTGATCATCGACGAGGTCATCCGTCTGATTGCGCTGGACACAACACCCGGCGAGTTGGCTGCGTGGTGGCAGTCTGGTCTGCTGGGATATCTGTCGCTGCTGGTTGCTGCCGAACTGGGGCTGGCGTTGGTGTCGGACCTGCTGGGGCGCGGGGTGAATTACACCAATTCGCTGATGCAGGAACGGCTGGTGATATCGCTGTCGATCCGGGTGATGGATCATGCCGCGACGCTGGATCTGGAAGATTTCGAAGACGCGGCCTTTCAGGACAAGCTGGACCGCGCGCGGCGCATCACGGTGGGCAATATCCCGCTGTTGAACCAGGTCATGGGCCTGCTGCAGGATCTGGTCACGGTGGCCAGCTTTGCCGCCGGTTTGCTGATTTTCAACCCATGGCTGGTCGTGCTGCTGCTGATCGCGCTGGTGCCCGCATTTCTGGGCGAGATACATTTTAACGCGCTGACCTATGCAATGAATTACCGCCGCACCGCCGAACGGCGCGAGATGGATTACCTGCGGATGGTGGGTGCCAGCGCGGACTCGGCCAAAGAGGTCAAGATATTCGCGCTGAACGATTTCCTGCGCGACCGGTTCGCTGATCTGTCACAGCGTTTCTTTGCCGAAAACCGTGGCATCCTGCGTCGGCAATTACTGTGGATGGCGCTGCTGACCGCGTTCGGCACCCTGTCCTATTATGGGGCCTATCTGTGGATTATCGGCGCCACATTGACCGCCGTGCTATCCATTGGCGATCTGACCTTTCTGTCGGGCAGTTTCCTGCGGCTGCGCGGTTTGTTGGAAGGCGTGCTGACCGGGTTTTCCGGGATGGCCTCACAGGCGCTGCGGCTGGATGATCTGTTTGATTTCTTCAACGAACAGCCCGAGATCGCCTCGCCCGCAACCGCCCTGCCCGTCCCCGAGCCGATCCGGCAGGGCTTTGTGTTCGAGGATGTCGGCTTCCGTTATCCCAACGCCGAACGATGGGCGGTGCGGCATCTGTCCTTTACGCTGCATGCGGGCGAAACGCTGGCTCTGGTCGGCGAAAACGGCGCGGGCAAGACCACCTTGGTCAAACTGCTGGCGCGGCTGTACGACCCGGATGAGGGCCGCATTCTGATGGATGGGCGCGATTTGCGCGACTATGATCTGGATCAGCTGCGCGCCGCCATGGGTGTGATATTTCAGGATTTCGTCCGCTATTCCATGAGCGCGAGTGACAACGTCGCGGTCGGTCGAATTGGGGCACGCGGCGATCAGGCGCGGATCGAAGATGCCGCGCATCAGTCAGGCGCGGATCAGGTGATCGCCAAGCTGCCCGCCGGATATGAACAGATGGTCGGCAAGCGCTTTGCGCACGGGGTCGATCTGTCGGGCGGTGAATGGCAAAAGCTGGCCATCGCGCGCGCCTACATGCGCGACGCACAAGTGTTGATCCTGGACGAGCCCACTGCCGCGCTGGACGCGCGGGCCGAATTCGAGGTGTTTCAGCGGTTCAAGGAACTGTCCGAGGGCAAGACCGCTGTTCTTATCTCTCACCGGTTCAGCAGCGTGCGCATGGCGGACCGTATTCTGGTGCTGGCCGACGGCCGGGTCGAGGCGCAGGGCACGCATGCGGAACTGCTGGCGCAGCCCGGTCGCTATCGCGATCTGTTCGAGTTGCAGGCCGCCGGCTATCGCTGA
- the lipA gene encoding lipoyl synthase has protein sequence MTDQTQAPPVAGHNQPPRLRHPEKAHRSDQAQPKKPEWIRVKAPTSEGYKKTRDILRENRLSTVCEEAGCPNVGECWSQGHATMMIMGEICTRGCSFCNVITGRPDELDVFEPGRVAHAVQKLGLNHVVITSVDRDDLDDGGADHFAQTIRAIRHRSPDSTIEVLTPDFLKCKPGALETVVEARPDVFNHNLETVPGLYPTVRPGARYFHSLRLLQRVKELDPTMFTKSGIMVGLGEDRQGVLQVMDDMRAADIDFMTIGQYLQPTPKHHRVDRFVTPEEFAGYEKSAFGKGFLMVSATPLTRSSYHAGDDFAQLRAARLEKLGRA, from the coding sequence ATGACGGATCAAACTCAGGCCCCGCCGGTCGCAGGTCACAACCAGCCACCGCGCCTGCGCCATCCTGAAAAGGCCCATCGCTCGGATCAGGCGCAGCCCAAGAAGCCTGAGTGGATTCGCGTCAAGGCGCCGACCAGCGAAGGCTACAAGAAGACCCGCGATATCCTGCGCGAAAACCGCCTGTCGACCGTCTGCGAAGAGGCCGGCTGCCCCAATGTGGGCGAATGCTGGAGCCAGGGTCACGCCACCATGATGATCATGGGTGAGATCTGCACCCGGGGTTGTTCCTTCTGCAATGTCATCACCGGACGGCCCGATGAGTTGGACGTGTTCGAACCCGGCCGCGTTGCGCATGCGGTGCAGAAACTGGGGCTGAACCATGTCGTTATCACTTCGGTCGACCGCGACGATCTGGACGATGGCGGCGCGGATCACTTTGCCCAGACCATCCGCGCCATCCGGCACCGCAGCCCTGACAGCACCATCGAGGTGCTGACCCCTGATTTCCTGAAATGCAAACCCGGCGCGCTGGAAACGGTGGTCGAGGCACGCCCCGATGTTTTCAACCACAACCTTGAAACCGTGCCCGGCCTTTATCCCACCGTCCGGCCCGGCGCGCGATATTTCCACAGCCTGCGCCTGCTGCAACGGGTCAAGGAACTGGACCCGACCATGTTCACCAAATCGGGTATCATGGTGGGACTGGGCGAGGACCGTCAGGGCGTCTTGCAGGTGATGGACGACATGCGCGCGGCAGACATCGATTTCATGACCATCGGGCAGTATCTGCAGCCCACGCCCAAGCATCACCGCGTCGACCGTTTCGTGACACCCGAGGAATTTGCAGGTTACGAAAAGTCAGCCTTCGGCAAGGGGTTCCTGATGGTCTCGGCCACGCCGCTGACGCGCTCGTCCTATCATGCCGGCGATGATTTCGCGCAGTTGCGTGCCGCGCGACTGGAAAAGCTGGGCCGCGCCTGA
- a CDS encoding DUF6456 domain-containing protein: MTILTGDFTFEAHIGGHRSTETPASDDCTSNALPEDAQLYLRHVEHGESIRAIARQADCHASTILRRIRRFEARRDDPLIDAAVENRDKGASLKSPDALATLRRLAEPGALMAVASGMDKAIVTRDGIRTGILDRRLAEAMALNAWVVQVGNGRVTSYAIAPAGRDALRQRMSADSKAAAMPRPQDFRDSSPVDQGDQGPAQAEQHRIWSEREIRDPENGQRRRARVNIAESPLLVLARRRDANGEPFLTRAMVAAGERLREDFELAQLGPRTTQNWGGFMTAGIDVSRSGVGYRGGSEAARNRVAIALRELGPGMGDVVLRVCCFLEGIEQTERLLGWSARSGKIVLRLALMRLDRHYTESYGKGSPLIG, from the coding sequence ATGACGATACTGACCGGTGACTTCACCTTCGAGGCCCATATCGGAGGCCACCGTTCGACCGAGACGCCTGCCTCTGATGACTGCACATCAAACGCTTTGCCCGAAGATGCCCAGCTCTATCTGCGCCATGTCGAACACGGTGAATCGATCCGCGCAATCGCGCGGCAGGCCGACTGCCATGCCTCGACCATCCTGCGCCGCATTCGCCGTTTCGAGGCACGCCGGGATGATCCGCTGATCGACGCGGCGGTCGAAAACCGTGACAAGGGCGCGTCGCTGAAAAGCCCGGATGCCCTTGCCACGCTGCGCCGTCTGGCAGAGCCGGGCGCATTGATGGCGGTGGCTTCGGGAATGGACAAGGCGATCGTCACGCGCGACGGCATAAGAACCGGCATCCTCGATCGGCGGCTGGCCGAGGCGATGGCGCTGAACGCATGGGTCGTGCAGGTGGGCAACGGACGTGTCACCAGCTATGCGATCGCGCCGGCGGGCCGCGACGCGTTGCGCCAGCGCATGTCCGCGGACAGCAAGGCGGCGGCAATGCCTCGTCCGCAGGATTTTCGTGACTCGAGCCCGGTGGATCAGGGAGATCAGGGGCCCGCGCAGGCCGAGCAGCACCGCATCTGGTCCGAGCGCGAGATCCGCGATCCCGAAAACGGTCAGCGCCGCCGTGCACGTGTCAACATCGCTGAAAGCCCGCTCCTGGTGCTGGCGCGCCGCCGTGACGCCAATGGCGAGCCGTTTCTGACGCGTGCGATGGTTGCGGCAGGCGAACGCCTGCGCGAGGATTTCGAACTGGCCCAACTGGGGCCGCGGACCACACAGAACTGGGGTGGGTTCATGACCGCGGGCATCGACGTGTCGCGCAGCGGAGTGGGCTATCGCGGTGGCTCCGAGGCCGCCCGTAATCGCGTCGCCATCGCGCTGCGGGAACTGGGTCCGGGCATGGGCGATGTCGTGCTGCGTGTCTGCTGTTTTCTCGAAGGGATCGAGCAGACCGAGCGCTTGCTTGGCTGGTCTGCGCGGTCGGGCAAGATCGTGTTGCGCCTGGCCCTGATGCGGCTGGATCGTCACTACACTGAAAGTTATGGCAAAGGCTCGCCGCTGATCGGCTGA
- a CDS encoding DUF6477 family protein, which yields MTAMPNVIAFRAPPTGTPLRRPRVLISAARAGQSSWRRERDLPRLLRSDGCPRPGIALPRLRAEEARMNAARLEAAAEYDLHRHVTLMIAILAEMRQAVEDAPIAVDARAVEAARQAADGLARITCRETTNPAHP from the coding sequence ATGACCGCCATGCCGAATGTGATCGCTTTTCGTGCCCCCCCGACCGGCACGCCGCTGCGACGTCCAAGGGTGCTGATCAGCGCCGCCCGCGCCGGTCAGTCAAGCTGGCGGAGAGAGCGTGATCTGCCGCGCCTTTTGCGCAGCGACGGCTGCCCCCGGCCCGGTATCGCCCTGCCCCGACTGCGCGCAGAAGAGGCCCGCATGAATGCCGCACGGCTAGAGGCCGCCGCCGAATACGACCTGCATCGCCATGTCACGCTGATGATCGCCATTCTTGCGGAAATGCGCCAAGCGGTTGAGGACGCGCCGATTGCCGTCGATGCCCGCGCGGTAGAGGCCGCGCGTCAGGCCGCCGACGGCTTGGCCCGGATCACTTGCCGCGAAACAACGAACCCAGCACACCCCTGA
- a CDS encoding helicase HerA-like domain-containing protein → MADILDLTAGTAFVGGGGGDYAEAQNLLLKYTNRHGLIAGATGTGKTVTLQTLAETLSKAGVPVFLADVKGDLSGLAKSGSTEAKLHDAFQKRADQIGLTIDYQAFPVTFWDVWGKQGHPVRTTPAEMGPLLLSRLLDLTDVQEGVMNIAFRIADEQGLALADMKDLRAMLLWLGENSDQVALEYGNVSSASVGAIQRSLLVLENEGGDQLFGEPALELSDLLRQDASGKGMINILAADKLMNAPRLYSTFLLWLLSELFEQLPEVGDPDKPKAAFFFDEAHLLFDGAPKALTDKVEQVARLIRSKGVSVWFISQNPADIPEDVLGQLGNRVQHALRAFTAKDQKALRMAAQNYRPNPSFDTAEAITEVGTGEAVTSLLEAKGVPGVAQRTLIRPPFSHLGPISDAERQALMAASSMGTKYDTRVDRESAQEILAKRATEAANASAKAGASGNDDDLWQMDREYKKARRYNPDIQIKPASSSGRSRSRSSRSDSIAETFGKSLARQLGTKSGQAMVRGVLGSLFRGK, encoded by the coding sequence ATGGCGGATATTCTGGATCTTACGGCAGGCACGGCATTCGTGGGCGGCGGCGGCGGCGATTATGCCGAGGCCCAGAACCTGCTGCTGAAATATACCAACCGGCATGGGCTGATCGCGGGGGCCACCGGGACCGGCAAGACCGTGACCCTGCAGACGCTGGCCGAAACTCTGTCCAAGGCCGGGGTGCCGGTGTTCCTGGCTGACGTCAAAGGCGACCTGTCGGGTCTGGCCAAATCCGGCAGCACCGAGGCCAAGCTGCACGACGCCTTTCAAAAACGCGCCGATCAGATCGGGCTGACCATCGACTATCAGGCCTTTCCGGTCACCTTCTGGGATGTCTGGGGAAAACAGGGCCATCCGGTGCGCACGACCCCGGCCGAGATGGGGCCGCTGCTCTTGTCGCGCCTGCTGGACCTGACCGATGTGCAAGAGGGCGTGATGAACATTGCCTTTCGCATTGCCGATGAGCAGGGACTGGCGCTGGCCGATATGAAGGATCTGCGCGCCATGCTGCTGTGGCTGGGCGAGAATTCTGATCAGGTGGCGCTGGAATACGGCAATGTCAGCAGCGCCAGCGTCGGGGCCATTCAGCGTTCGCTGCTGGTCCTCGAAAACGAGGGCGGCGACCAGTTGTTCGGTGAACCGGCGCTGGAACTGTCTGATCTGCTGCGTCAGGATGCGTCTGGCAAGGGGATGATAAATATCCTGGCCGCCGACAAGCTGATGAACGCGCCGCGCCTTTATTCGACCTTCTTGCTGTGGCTGCTGTCCGAACTGTTCGAGCAACTGCCCGAGGTGGGCGATCCCGACAAGCCCAAGGCCGCCTTCTTCTTTGACGAGGCACATCTGTTGTTCGACGGTGCGCCCAAGGCGCTGACCGACAAGGTAGAACAGGTTGCGCGGCTGATCCGTTCCAAGGGCGTCAGCGTCTGGTTCATCAGCCAGAATCCGGCCGATATCCCCGAAGATGTGCTGGGGCAGCTGGGCAATCGTGTTCAGCACGCGCTGCGGGCCTTTACCGCCAAGGATCAGAAGGCGCTGCGCATGGCCGCGCAAAACTATCGCCCGAACCCGTCCTTCGACACAGCCGAGGCAATCACCGAGGTTGGCACCGGCGAGGCGGTCACCTCGTTGCTGGAGGCCAAGGGCGTGCCCGGCGTGGCGCAGCGAACGCTGATACGGCCACCGTTCAGCCATCTGGGCCCGATTTCCGATGCCGAGCGGCAGGCGCTGATGGCCGCATCAAGCATGGGAACCAAATACGACACCCGCGTTGACCGCGAATCGGCGCAGGAAATTCTGGCGAAACGCGCCACCGAGGCCGCGAATGCCAGCGCCAAGGCCGGTGCCAGCGGAAATGACGACGATCTCTGGCAGATGGATCGCGAATATAAAAAGGCCCGGCGTTACAACCCAGACATCCAGATCAAGCCGGCCAGCAGCTCTGGTCGCAGCAGAAGCCGATCATCACGCTCTGACAGCATCGCCGAGACCTTTGGCAAAAGCCTGGCCCGGCAACTGGGAACCAAGTCGGGGCAGGCCATGGTCAGGGGTGTGCTGGGTTCGTTGTTTCGCGGCAAGTGA
- a CDS encoding glycosyltransferase family 4 protein: protein MRVAYLINQYPKVSHSFIRREILALERQGVDVHRMALRGWDAPLVDDEDVGEQARTSYTLRDGVGALVGSVWRQLRRDSGALWRAVRAASAMSRNGVRPWPYHMVYVGHACRIMDWLQDEPADHLQAHFGTNTAEIALLVKLLGGPSYSFTVHGMDEADNAQRLHFQRKIGGARFVVAISGFSRSQLMRHVTPDLWDKIKVVHCGLDDVAFAPAPPPPDDAGFLCIGRLSPEKGHLILLDAFAAMHRERPDLHLVLAGDGDMRPEIEDRIAQLALAGSVRITGWISADQVREELAACHTLVQPSFIEGLPVVIMEAMAAGRPVISTYVGGIAELVLPGQTGWLVAAGDAEALKLAMQEALDLPEDQRDRISTASRQRARERHHIDREAAKLRALYSDGKTEA from the coding sequence ATGCGTGTTGCCTATCTGATCAACCAATATCCCAAGGTCAGCCACAGCTTTATCCGGCGCGAGATTCTGGCGCTGGAACGTCAGGGCGTGGACGTGCACCGCATGGCGCTGCGCGGATGGGATGCGCCGCTGGTGGACGATGAGGATGTCGGCGAACAGGCCCGGACGTCCTATACCTTGCGCGACGGCGTTGGCGCGCTGGTGGGGTCGGTCTGGCGGCAGCTGCGTCGTGACTCTGGCGCCTTGTGGCGGGCCGTGCGTGCGGCCAGCGCCATGTCGCGAAACGGCGTGCGCCCATGGCCCTATCACATGGTCTATGTCGGCCATGCCTGCCGTATCATGGACTGGTTGCAGGACGAACCGGCCGATCATCTGCAGGCTCATTTCGGCACCAACACCGCCGAAATCGCACTGCTGGTCAAACTGCTTGGTGGTCCCAGCTACAGTTTTACCGTTCACGGTATGGACGAAGCCGACAACGCGCAGCGACTGCATTTTCAGCGCAAGATCGGCGGCGCCAGGTTCGTGGTGGCGATCAGCGGTTTTTCCCGCAGCCAGTTGATGCGCCATGTCACGCCCGATCTCTGGGACAAGATCAAGGTGGTGCATTGCGGGCTGGACGACGTGGCTTTCGCCCCTGCCCCGCCGCCGCCGGATGATGCAGGATTTCTGTGCATCGGCAGGCTCAGCCCGGAAAAGGGTCACCTGATCTTGCTGGATGCGTTTGCCGCCATGCATCGCGAGCGCCCCGATCTGCATCTGGTTCTGGCCGGCGATGGCGATATGCGCCCCGAGATCGAGGACCGGATCGCGCAGCTTGCGCTGGCCGGCAGCGTGCGGATTACCGGCTGGATCAGCGCCGATCAGGTACGAGAAGAGTTGGCCGCATGTCATACACTGGTGCAGCCCAGTTTTATCGAGGGGCTGCCCGTCGTCATTATGGAGGCCATGGCCGCGGGCCGTCCGGTGATCTCGACTTATGTCGGCGGCATAGCCGAACTGGTTCTGCCCGGTCAGACCGGATGGCTGGTCGCTGCTGGCGATGCCGAGGCGCTTAAACTGGCGATGCAAGAGGCGCTGGATCTGCCCGAGGATCAGCGCGACAGGATCAGCACGGCCTCGCGGCAGCGCGCCCGAGAGCGTCATCACATTGATCGTGAAGCCGCCAAACTGCGCGCCCTTTATAGTGACGGAAAGACGGAAGCATAA